Below is a genomic region from Granulibacter bethesdensis CGDNIH1.
GGCGAAGCCAAGTGCGCCATTGATGCAGGCGCGGTCGGTTTCACGCAGATGCAGGGTCAGGCGCCGCTGCGGGGGCGTCACGCTCAGCGCGGCAATAGCTGGGCTGATGCCAGCCAGTGGCGTGTGGCGCTGGGGAAAGGTCACGTCAGCCATTGAGCCGTACTCCTTCCGGATCATAGAACACAAACTCGGTGACTTTCGCGGCGATGGTTCGACCGGGCATCGGAATATACACGGTCTGCCCGATTCTGGACCGTCCGCCCTTGATCATCGCCAGCGCGATGGAGCGGCCCAGCGTGGCGCTGCGATAGGCGCTGGTGACGTGCCCGATCATGGGCATCGGCAGCGGATGCGCCGGATCGGCCACGATCTGCGCGCCTTCTTCCAGCACGATAGCCGGATCATCCGTCAACAGCCCGACAAGCTGCTTGCGATTCGGGTCTTTCATCGACGTGCGCTCAAGCGAGCGTTTGCCGACGAAATCCTTCTTCGCCTTGCCAATGGCCCAGGCCAGCCCGACATCATCCGGTGTGGCAGTACCATCGGTTTCCTGACCGACAATCACATAGCCTTTTTCGGCACGCAGCACATGCATTGTTTCCGTGCCGTACGGCACGATGCCGAAGTCCTGACCACGCTCATATACTGCTTCCCAGATCGCACGGCCGTAATCCGCCGGGACGTTCAGTTCGTAGCCCAGCTCACCGGTGAAGCTGACGCGGAACAGACGGCCAGGCACCCCGGCAATGGTGGCGTCGGCGACGCTCATATGCGCAAAGTCGTTCAGATCCACACCCTCGATCAGCGGCGCGATGATGTCGCGGGCCTTCGGGCCCTGCACTGCGATCACCGCCCATTGTTCGGTGGTGGAGGTCAGCCAGACATTCAGTTCAGGCCACTCGGTCTGCCGGTAATCCTCCATCATCGCCAGCACGCGCGGGGCGCCGCTGGTGGTGGTGGTGACGTGGAAACGATCCTGCGCAATGCGCCCGATCACGCCGTCATCAGTGATGAACCCGTCTTCACGCAGCAGCAGGCCATAACGGCATTTGCCGGGTTTCAGCTTGTCCCACGCATTGACATACAGACGGTTGAGGAACTCTGCCGCATCCGGTCCGACCACTTCGATCTTGCCAAGCGTGGAGGCATCGAAAATACCGGCTGCGGCACGGGCCCGGGCGCATTCGCGCAGCACCGCCGCATCCATATCCTCGCCGTCCTGGGGGAAGTAGCGGGCCCGTTTCCAGATGCCGACATCCTCGAACACCGCGCCATGTTCTTCGGCCCAACCATGAATCGGCGTCTTGCGCAGCGGATCGAACAGGTCGCCCCGCGCTGTGCCCGCAAACGCGCCGAACGTAACGGGCGTATAGGGCGGACGGAACGTGGTCAGGCCGATCTGCGGCACTGGCGTATCCAGCGCACCGGACACGATGCCCAGCGCGTTCATGTTGGAGGTCTTCCCCTGATCGGTGGCCATGCCGGTGGTGGTGTAGCGCTTCACATGCTCGATGGAGCGGAAGCCCTCCCGCACGGCCAGTTTGATGTCCTTGGCGGTTGCATCGTTCTGGAAATCCACGAAAGCCTTGGCATAGGGGGAGCGGCGGTTATGCGGCACCTCGCCGATGAAGCCGCCCGTGCCGGCTGCGGGGGCACTGACCTGGAAAATGCGGCTGTTGCCGCCTTTCGCAGCGTCCAGACCGGCGGAATATCCGTCTTCCAGC
It encodes:
- a CDS encoding sarcosine oxidase subunit alpha family protein — translated: MTSPSIHSAPFRLPQGGRIRRDKPLSFTFDGKTYQGAQGDTLASALLAHGVHLMGRSFKYHRPRGVLSAGADEPNALVGVGAEQSRYTPNLRATQVELYDGLVAESQNRSPSLSFDIGAINNALGPFFPAGFYYKTFKWPRKAWDRLYEPVIRRAAGLGKAPTAPDADHYAQRYAHCDVLIVGAGPAGLAAALAAADAGARVILCDEQSEMGGSLLAPNGAQIDGKPAELWLSDTLAQLAADPRVTLLSRTTAFGYYAHNFVGLAQRITDHLPAILPNTPRERMWHVRAGQVVLATGSLERPLVFPENDRPGIMLADSARIYAQRYGVKPGTKAVIATANDEAYSTAVALAKAGVEIAAIADLREQADGERIAAARAARLPIRMGSAVIGTGGHLRVSSARIGGKQGRDEHIRCDLVLMCGGFTPTVHLFSQSRGQLVYDAERQIYVPGAHAENERSAGACAGHFGLAVALEDGYSAGLDAAKGGNSRIFQVSAPAAGTGGFIGEVPHNRRSPYAKAFVDFQNDATAKDIKLAVREGFRSIEHVKRYTTTGMATDQGKTSNMNALGIVSGALDTPVPQIGLTTFRPPYTPVTFGAFAGTARGDLFDPLRKTPIHGWAEEHGAVFEDVGIWKRARYFPQDGEDMDAAVLRECARARAAAGIFDASTLGKIEVVGPDAAEFLNRLYVNAWDKLKPGKCRYGLLLREDGFITDDGVIGRIAQDRFHVTTTTSGAPRVLAMMEDYRQTEWPELNVWLTSTTEQWAVIAVQGPKARDIIAPLIEGVDLNDFAHMSVADATIAGVPGRLFRVSFTGELGYELNVPADYGRAIWEAVYERGQDFGIVPYGTETMHVLRAEKGYVIVGQETDGTATPDDVGLAWAIGKAKKDFVGKRSLERTSMKDPNRKQLVGLLTDDPAIVLEEGAQIVADPAHPLPMPMIGHVTSAYRSATLGRSIALAMIKGGRSRIGQTVYIPMPGRTIAAKVTEFVFYDPEGVRLNG